One genomic window of Vibrio parahaemolyticus includes the following:
- the mutS gene encoding DNA mismatch repair protein MutS translates to MKAEQKHTPMMQQYLKLKAENPEILLFYRMGDFYELFYDDAKRASQLLDISLTKRGSSAGEPIPMAGVPFHAVEGYLAKLVQLGESVAICEQIGDPATSKGPVERKVVRIVTPGTVTDEALLSERLDNLIAAIYHHNGKFGYATLDVTSGRFQLTEPETEEAMMAELQRTAPRELLFPEDFEPVHLMSNRNGNRRRPVWEFELDTAKQQLNQQFGTRDLVGFGVEHASLGLCAAGCLIQYVKDTQRTALPHIRSLTFDRQDHSVILDAATRRNLEITQNLAGGTDNTLAAVLDHCSTPMGSRMLKRWLHQPMRCIDTLNNRLDAIGEIKDQGLFTDLQPTLKQIGDIERILARLALRSARPRDMARLRHAMQQLPELESLTASLTHPYLVKLAQYAAPIDEVCELLERAIKENPPVVIRDGGVIAEGYNEELDEWRKLADGATEYLEKLEADERERHGIDTLKVGYNAVHGFFIQVSRGQSHLVPPHYVRRQTLKNAERYIIPELKEHEDKVLNSKSKALALEKKLWEELFDLLMPHLEQMQNLASAVSQMDVLQNLAERADSLDYCRPTLVKDAGIHIQAGRHPVVEQVTSDPFIANPIELSSSRKMLIITGPNMGGKSTYMRQTALIALMAHIGSYVPAESAQIGSLDRIFTRIGASDDLASGRSTFMVEMTETANILHNATKNSLVLMDEIGRGTSTYDGLSLAWASAEWLATQIGAMTLFATHYFELTELPNLLPNLANVHLDAVEHGDSIAFMHAVQEGAASKSYGLAVAGLAGVPKTVIKNARTKLSQLEQLGQASDSPRPSTVDIANQLSLIPEPSEIEQALSNIDPDDLTPRQALEELYRLKKML, encoded by the coding sequence GTGAAAGCTGAACAAAAACACACTCCGATGATGCAGCAATATCTCAAGCTAAAAGCTGAGAACCCAGAAATTTTGCTGTTCTACCGCATGGGCGATTTCTACGAACTCTTCTATGATGACGCGAAACGAGCGTCTCAACTGCTTGATATTTCATTAACCAAGCGCGGTTCATCGGCCGGAGAACCTATTCCTATGGCGGGAGTGCCATTCCATGCAGTGGAAGGGTATCTCGCGAAACTAGTTCAGCTTGGTGAGTCAGTCGCAATCTGTGAACAAATTGGGGATCCAGCGACGAGCAAAGGTCCTGTTGAGCGTAAAGTAGTACGCATTGTCACGCCAGGCACCGTAACCGATGAGGCGCTGCTTTCTGAACGTCTCGATAACTTAATCGCTGCGATTTACCATCACAACGGCAAATTTGGTTATGCGACGTTAGACGTTACTTCTGGCCGTTTTCAATTAACGGAGCCAGAAACCGAAGAAGCCATGATGGCAGAACTACAACGCACCGCACCGCGTGAGTTGTTGTTCCCTGAAGATTTCGAGCCAGTCCACTTGATGTCGAACCGTAACGGTAACCGTCGTCGCCCTGTATGGGAGTTTGAACTGGATACAGCCAAACAACAGTTGAACCAGCAGTTTGGTACCCGTGATCTTGTCGGTTTTGGTGTTGAGCACGCCTCTCTTGGCTTATGCGCCGCAGGTTGTTTGATCCAATACGTAAAAGACACACAACGCACTGCTCTACCACATATCCGCTCACTAACATTTGATCGCCAAGATCACTCTGTAATTTTAGATGCAGCTACGCGTCGCAATCTAGAAATCACCCAAAATTTAGCTGGCGGCACGGACAATACACTCGCCGCAGTTCTCGACCATTGCTCAACCCCGATGGGCAGCCGCATGTTAAAGCGTTGGCTGCATCAACCGATGCGTTGTATTGATACGCTAAACAACCGTCTGGATGCGATTGGTGAAATTAAAGATCAAGGCTTATTTACCGATCTTCAGCCAACTTTAAAACAGATTGGCGATATTGAACGTATCTTAGCGCGTCTTGCTCTACGTTCTGCTCGTCCACGAGACATGGCTCGCCTACGCCATGCCATGCAGCAACTTCCTGAACTAGAATCACTCACTGCATCCTTAACTCATCCATACTTAGTGAAGTTGGCTCAATATGCTGCGCCAATAGATGAAGTATGTGAGCTTCTTGAACGTGCTATCAAAGAAAACCCGCCGGTAGTGATCCGCGATGGTGGTGTGATTGCAGAAGGCTATAACGAAGAATTGGATGAGTGGCGTAAGCTCGCTGATGGTGCAACCGAGTATCTAGAAAAGCTCGAAGCGGATGAACGCGAGCGTCATGGCATCGATACGCTGAAAGTTGGCTACAACGCCGTACATGGATTCTTCATTCAGGTAAGTCGTGGCCAAAGCCATTTGGTACCGCCACATTACGTGCGTCGCCAAACTCTGAAAAATGCCGAGCGCTACATTATTCCTGAGCTTAAAGAGCATGAAGACAAAGTTCTGAACTCAAAATCAAAAGCACTCGCACTAGAGAAAAAACTGTGGGAAGAGCTGTTCGATTTGCTGATGCCTCATCTTGAACAAATGCAAAACCTAGCTTCTGCCGTTTCACAGATGGACGTGTTACAAAACCTAGCAGAACGCGCAGACTCATTGGATTATTGCCGCCCTACTCTAGTTAAAGACGCAGGTATTCACATTCAAGCAGGTCGCCACCCGGTAGTAGAGCAAGTCACCTCGGACCCGTTCATTGCTAACCCAATAGAATTAAGCTCAAGCCGTAAAATGCTCATCATCACGGGTCCAAACATGGGGGGTAAATCAACCTACATGCGCCAAACTGCGCTAATTGCGTTGATGGCTCATATCGGCTCTTATGTACCTGCAGAATCAGCACAAATTGGCTCATTGGATCGCATCTTTACTCGTATCGGTGCTTCAGATGACTTGGCATCAGGTCGTTCAACCTTCATGGTAGAGATGACAGAAACGGCCAACATTCTCCACAACGCAACCAAGAACAGCTTGGTGTTAATGGATGAGATCGGTCGCGGTACCAGTACTTACGATGGTCTTTCATTGGCATGGGCAAGTGCCGAATGGCTTGCAACACAAATTGGCGCGATGACACTTTTCGCTACGCACTATTTTGAACTAACCGAATTACCGAACTTACTACCAAACTTAGCGAATGTTCACCTAGATGCGGTAGAACATGGCGACAGCATTGCTTTCATGCACGCTGTTCAAGAAGGCGCCGCAAGCAAATCATACGGCTTGGCGGTTGCGGGCTTAGCTGGCGTACCTAAAACGGTCATCAAAAATGCTCGTACTAAACTGTCTCAACTAGAGCAACTCGGCCAAGCTAGCGACTCGCCTCGTCCAAGCACTGTGGATATAGCAAATCAGCTCAGCTTAATCCCTGAACCTAGCGAAATTGAACAAGCGTTATCAAACATCGATCCAGACGACTTAACACCTCGTCAAGCCCTTGAAGAGCTGTATCGTTTGAAGAAAATGCTTTAA